A portion of the Gossypium arboreum isolate Shixiya-1 chromosome 8, ASM2569848v2, whole genome shotgun sequence genome contains these proteins:
- the LOC108470144 gene encoding RGG repeats nuclear RNA binding protein A-like, which translates to MAGLNPFDLLGDDDTGELSLLIAAQQKAVAAATATAAAPRKGPAKPQAKTLPATQAKLPSKPLPPAQAVREAKNEGAHGGGRGGRGYGRGRGGSSGYRRDFANDENSFSSSAVPEDGESGKPSERHGYGGPRPYRGGRRGGISNGEDADGERPRRLYERRSGTGRGNELKREGSGRGNWGTQTDNLAQVTEEVTNEGERNLGDEKPAGEEDARDANKESASNEPEEKEPEDKEMTLEEYEKVLEEKRKALQALKIEERKVDAKEFESMQQLSNKKSNDEVFIKLGSDKDKRKEAYEKEERAKKSVSINEFLKPAEGERYYNPSGRGRGRGRGSRGFGGGSAARDVAAPSIEDPGHFPTLGGK; encoded by the exons ATGGCTGGTTTGAACCCTTTTGATTTGTTGGGGGATGACGACACTGGGGAACTATCATTGCTGATCGCTGCTCAGCAAAAGGCCGTCGCAGCGGCCACTGCCACTGCTGCTGCTCCAAGGAAGGGCCCAGCAAAGCCTCAAGCTAAGACGCTGCCTGCAACTCAGGCTAAGCTTCCCTCCAAGCCTCTCCCTCCTGCTCAGGCTG TGAGGGAGGCAAAGAATGAAGGTGCTCATGGCGGAGGCCGTGGTGGGCGAGGATATGGACGTGGTCGTGGTGGTAGCAGTGGATACAGACGTGATTTTGCAAATGATGAGAATTCCTTCAGCAGTAGTGCTGTACCTGAAGATGGAGAGAGTGGAAAACCCTCTGAAAGGCATGGCTATGGTGGTCCTCGACCTTACCGTGGTGGTCGCCGTGGCGGTATCAGTAATGGGGAAGATGCAGATGGGGAGCGACCTCGCAGGTTGTATGAACGCCGTAGTGGGACTGGACGCGG AAATGAGCTCAAACGTGAAGGTTCTGGTCGTGGAAATTGGGGAACTCAGACTGATAATCTTGCTCA GGTGACTGAAGAAGTTACCAATGAAGGTGAGAGGAATTTAGGTGATGAAAAGCCAGCAGGAGAAGAGGATGCTAGAGATGCTAACAAGGAGAGTGCTTCAAACGAGCCTGAAGAAAAAGAGCCCGAGGATAAG GAGATGACTCTTGAGGAGTATGAGAAGGTGCTGGAAGAGAAGAGGAAGGCTCTGCAGGCTCTCAAGATCGAGGAAAGAAAAGTAGATGCCAAGGAGTTTGAATCTATGCAGCAGCTTTCAAACAAGAAGAGTAATGATGAGGTCTTCATCAAATTG GGATCTGATAAAGATAAGAGAAAAGAGGCTTATGAGAAAGAAGAGAGAGCAAAAAAg TCTGTCAGCATTAATGAATTTCTGAAGCCAGCTGAAGGGGAGAGGTACTATAATCCAAGCGGACGTGGGCGCGGTCGTGGGCGCGGCTCAAGAGGATTTGGTGGAGGTAGTGCCGCAAGAGATGTGGCAGCGCCATCCATTGAAGACCCTGGGCACTTCCCAACTCTTGGGGGCAAGTGA
- the LOC108467549 gene encoding nitrile-specifier protein 5 codes for MAEVKGKWVKLNQNGTGPGARSSHAITIVGQKAYVFGGEFTPRVPVDNKLYVFDLNNLTWSVADVTGDVPPPRVGVTMATVGETIYVFGGRDSAHKELDELYSFDTCTNKWVLLSNGDSGPAHRSYHSMTADDRHVYVFGGCGVSGRLNDLWAYDVSCQKWIKYPTPGDSCKGRGGPGLAVVQGKIWVVYGFSGVEMDDVHCFDPVQGQWSQVETSGEKPTARSVFSIVGIGKCIIIYGGEVDPSDLGHLGAGKFSGEVYCLDTDTLGWKKWEDERGLETHPGPRGWCAFSSGVRDGQLGLLVYGGNSPSNDRLDDIFIFTPSVA; via the coding sequence CTTAACCAGAATGGAACTGGTCCTGGAGCCAGAAGCTCACACGCCATAACCATTGTGGGACAAAAGGCGTATGTCTTTGGAGGTGAGTTTACCCCAAGAGTCCCGGTTGACAACAAGCTCTATGTATTTGATCTCAATAACTTAACATGGTCTGTTGCCGATGTAACTGGTGATGTGCCGCCTCCACGTGTTGGTGTCACAATGGCCACTGTTGGTGAAACCATCTATGTATTTGGTGGTAGGGATTCTGCACACAAGGAGCTTGATGAGTTATATTCTTTTGATACTTGTACAAACAAGTGGGTCTTACTTTCTAACGGTGACAGTGGCCCGGCTCATCGGAGCTACCACTCCATGACAGCTGATGACCGACATGTTTATGTCTTTGGAGGGTGCGGTGTTTCTGGCCGGCTTAACGATCTATGGGCTTACGATGTTTCTTGCCAAAAATGGATCAAATATCCAACCCCCGGAGATAGTTGCAAGGGAAGAGGTGGCCCAGGATTGGCTGTCGTCCAAGGGAAAATATGGGTGGTTTATGGCTTCTCTGGAGTGGAAATGGATGATGTGCATTGCTTTGATCCAGTACAAGGACAATGGTCCCAAGTCGAGACAAGTGGGGAGAAACCAACGGCCCGAAGTGTATTTTCTATAGTTGGGATTGGCAAATGCATAATCATATACGGCGGGGAAGTGGATCCTAGTGATTTAGGTCACCTTGGTGCTGGGAAATTTTCTGGAGAGGTATACTGTTTGGACACAGACACATTGGGGTGGAAAAAGTGGGAGGATGAGCGGGGTTTAGAAACTCATCCCGGGCCTCGTGGATGGTGTGCTTTTTCCAGCGGCGTAAGGGATGGCCAACTTGGGCTTCTGGTTTACGGTGGCAACTCCCCTAGCAATGATAGGCTTGATGACATTTTCATTTTTACGCCATCTGTAGCATAG
- the LOC108467756 gene encoding ras-related protein RABD2a, whose product MNPEYDYLFKLLLIGDSGVGKSCLLLRFADDSYIDSYISTIGVDFKIRTVEQDGKTIKLQIWDTAGQERFRTITSSYYRGAHGIIVVYDVTDQESFNNVKQWLNEIDRYASDNVNKLLVGNKCDLTENKVVSYETAKAFADEVGIPFMETSAKDSMNVEQAFMAMAASIKDRMASQPAMNNARPPTVQIQGQPVAQKSGCCSS is encoded by the exons ATGAATCCCGAGTA TGACTATCTGTTCAAACTTTTGCTTATTGGAGATTCTGGTGTTGGAAAGTCTTGTCTCCTTTTGAGATTTGCT GATGATTCATACATAGATAGTTACATAAGCACCATTGGGGTAGATTTT AAAATACGCACTGTGGAGCAGGATGGGAAGACCATTAAACTTCAAATT TGGGACACTGCTGGACAAGAACGATTTAGGACAATCACTAGCAGCTACTACCGTGGGGCTCATGGCATAATT GTTGTTTATGATGTGACAGACCAAGAAAGCTTCAACAATGTCAAGCAGTGGCTGAATGAAATTGATCGTTATGCTAGTGATAATGTTAACAAACTACTGGTTGGAAACAAGTGTGATCTTACAGAAAACAAAGTCGTGTCATACGAGACCGCTAAG GCATTTGCAGATGAAGTCGGCATACCTTTTATGGAAACCAGCGCAAAAGATTCCATGAACGTGGAACAAGCCTTCATGGCCATGGCTGCTTCCATCAAGGATAG AATGGCGAGCCAACCGGCCATGAACAATGCAAGGCCTCCGACCGTACAGATCCAAGGACAGCCTGTTGCACAAAAGAGCGGCTGCTGCTCttcttaa